A region of Vespula vulgaris chromosome 1, iyVesVulg1.1, whole genome shotgun sequence DNA encodes the following proteins:
- the LOC127064768 gene encoding protein qui-1 isoform X1: MNLEVELIAGVVKGGLPPAHLPSPRLIKIFIAGERDEFSVERKQLLEVVGPELQSIYDDMGIEVLLVDMQYGTSKNPDTNPRLAEFFLEEINASHRHSRGCFLLLLAGADYNTGWVPTKFEEETFHALLGCCSVLNEYYVQDGRYYTLKASSVETAQDDWQSAQESNLRKILRIAAESIILDQPDNKEVQNVLKSTTERQLEYGLNLDEDGNGIMAIIRDWTGKDVPKVSPGATSFRSHIESCLPAENVIHLEVDYKADGIDTDNDSHDNYLNKFRRFVLERLQNLVNASIEIDPEIKSRKKMVQEVYAESMAHLSLLREIKPAEEDDGSITRIKQLLMSGMDQKHGPILIWGPKASGKSSILAKIYESVPEWFGKPTLRVVRLCTSTPKSAYSLELLRILCEHIGFLSGNNDGNLPRDASFDPLYLNNWFSQIMRGIEAQPLSEQLIVMVDDLHRLHPLECDIVAALSWLPLNLPQGIHFIATTTVPPEALRLTPLQKERLRSNDILIELSDKRCNLPDIESALDNLEKLVGPRAANKIGSLLACADYGLSETEILELIMPTGGEDPLSLTLGQYNFATWCLVRRTLAPLLRVRVMSGRLMFGWRWLSREVARKRYLSNQDVSRMYHAELANLFFAEETEDSEEKSPQGPIEPPAKETPFQSAPQSQDITYTLRHVEEAWLHLLRAGDVDKLKRLAVCAFDFLLAGVQMISVSYLRCVLEHARRYLLERDLELVYYAVRKSSDVLTRDPLQLGAQLICWLRPVADDGGDLVSRMVMAAMAWCDGYTAPLLVPLNGWLQPPLPLQIRALSCPQGVRLVEAAPSGQHVVVVPPQGDAQLWHVMSGQLVHTFKGHSSPISCLAITQQSQYLLTGSEDTSIIVWDMKELSLKRRICEHIAPVLTLTAAINNSIIVSGGEDSSIIATSLLTGEVLVKIDHHRGPVTAIRVDSAGEVLVSGSTDGTVCLWSLETFTLLNSITLPSPVANLDVSADSVFLLTACEDQKLYLRSLATGTEIHTLRGHQGPVRSLCLARDCRRAIAGGIEGRVSVFDIHSGRLIKTLPANPSADVTSVKVTEKDDFLITAGGGRVTYWSFRGEETPSKPQKLGKQESLQPHTSPISCLDISRDGAMAVTGGVDSLVNLWQLNTHELMSTLEGHIASVTCITFSASGLFVASGSEDKTVRVWGLTLGLVVATFRHQATITSVIAMLDGRRVVSSDRAGTIRVWAADSGTLIQSVCGPGRCFAVAADMRFTVCGTGDNQVRIISLGVGPEEKRQVSHSQDITCLVVTPDSQSLITGSRDMSLKVWQLAGGKLSQVLVGHTDHVTCVAVAVLDKSIVVSGSRDANLIVWDINTGADLHTLTGHLGYVTCIRLSGDGTLAVSGSEDKSLIVWDTKKGTALNSIMLHVPILGVEMSTDCSRLALHLLEHKCMPILCLHNTPAQYVKLPPYVAPRDLRPPGPKRPDRRLLKKEVSLDTYTWQRKYGHLTTGITVSTVEERLKRRFSVSASMEEISKAGLAGSQPGLGPEQAALAQSQHFDQLEAIWNKQSPPPRPRGLRTLSKQSSLQTTRISDSEEEGRRAMSCIAS; the protein is encoded by the exons gTATTGTTGGTTGACATGCAATATGGAACCAGCAAAAACCCAGATACCAATCCAAGGCTGGCAGAATTCtttttagaagaaataaacgCTTCTCATCGACATTCCCGAGGTTGTTTTTTGCTG CTACTGGCCGGAGCCGATTACAATACAGGTTGGGTACCTACCAAGTTCGAGGAAGAAACTTTCCATGCTCTTCTCGGTTGCTGTTCCGTGCTAAACGAGTACTATGTGCAAGATGGCCGTTATTATACATTGAAAGCTTCTAG TGTGGAAACGGCACAAGACGATTGGCAATCGGCTCAGGAATCGAATTTGAGGAAAATTTTAAGAATCGCAGCCGAATCGATAATCCTTGACCAACCAGACAATAAGGAAGTCCAAAACGTGTTGAAGAGTACGACGGAACGACAATTGGAATACGGCCTAA ATCTTGATGAAGATGGGAATGGAATTATGGCTATTATTAGAGATTGGACTGGTAAAGATGTTCCGAAGGTCAGTCCCGGTGCTACGAGCTTCCGGTCACACATCGAGTCTTGTTTACCAGCTGAGAACGTGATTCACCTTGAGGTTGACTATAAAGCAGACGGCATAGACACAGACAACGACTCCCATGATAATTATCTGAATAAATTTAGACGATTCGTTCTTGAGAGACTACAAAATTTAGTTAATGCTTCGATAGAGATCGATCCAGAGATTAAAAGTCGGAAGAAAATGGTTCAGGAAGTTTACGCCGAAAGTATGGCGCACTTGTCATTGCTGCGCGAAATAAAACCCGCCGAAGAAGATGATGGATCTATCACTCGTATAAAACAACTTTTGATGTCCG GAATGGATCAAAAACATGGTCCTATTTTAATATGGGGTCCCAAAGCTTCTGGCAAATCTTCTATACTTgctaaaatatatgaaagtgTACCAGAATGGTTCGGTAAACCGACTTTGAGAGTTGTACGGCTCTGTACGTCAACGCCAAAGTCGGCTTATAGCTTAGAGCTTCTACGGATTTTGTGTGAACACATTGGCTTCTTATCGGGTAACAACGACGGTAATCTTCCACGAGATGCTTCCTTTGATCCTTTGTACTTGAATAATTGGTTCAGTCAAATAATGCGTGGTATCGAAGCACAACCTCTGTCAGAACAATTAATCGTTATGGTGGACGATCTACATCGCCTTCACCCTTTGGAATGCGATATCGTTGCTGCTTTATCATGGTTGCCATTAAACTTGCCCCAAGGAATACATTTTATAGCGACGACTACAGTACCACCCGAAGCATTACGGCTGACTCCActtcaaaaagaaagactCAGAAGCAATGATATACTTATTGAGCTATCTGACAAGCGATGCAATCTCCCAGATATAGAATCAGCTTTAGACAATCTGGAAAAGCTCGTCGGTCCAAGAGCAGCAAATAAAATTGGTTCGCTTTTAGCATGCGCAGATTACGGTCTCTCCGAAACTGAGATTCTCGAGTTAATTATGCCCACGGGAGGAGAAGATCCATTATCCTTAACATTGGGGCAATATAATTTCGCTACATGGTGTTTAGTCCGAAGAACTTTGGCTCCCTTATTAAGG GTACGAGTAATGAGCGGCAGATTAATGTTTGGCTGGCGTTGGTTGAGTCGTGAAGTCGCTAGGAAGAGATATCTTTCGAATCAGGACGTATCGAGAATGTATCACGCGGAACTGGCAAATCTATTTTTTGCGGAAGAAACCGAAGATAGCGAGGAAAAGTCACCGCAGGGTCCTATAGAACCACCCGCAAAGGAAACACCTTTTCAAAGCGCTCCGCAATCGCAGGATATTACATATACCCTACGGCACGTCGAAGAAGCGTGGCTTCACTTGCTACGAGCTGGCGATGTTGATAAACTCAAAAGATTGGCTGTCTGtgcttttgattttcttttagcTGGTGTACAAATGATTTCTGTGAGTTATttgcgatgtgtactcgaaCATGCAAGGAGATATCTGTTGGAAAGAGATTTGGAGTTGGTATATTATGCCGTTAGGAAATCAAGCGACGTACTTACTAGAGACCCGCTTCAGCTTGGAGCACAACTTATTTGTTGGCTAAGACCAGTCGCAGACGATGGTGGAGATCTT GTAAGCAGAATGGTCATGGCAGCAATGGCATGGTGCGATGGCTATACCGCACCTCTTTTAGTTCCTTTGAATGGTTGGCTTCAACCTCCTCTACCTCTTCAAATTCGTGCTTTGTCTTGTCCACAAGGAGTCCGTCTAGTCGAAGCTGCGCCATCGGGTCAACACGTTGTGGTTGTTCCACCTCAAGGAGATGCTCAGTTGTGGCACGTTATGTCTGGTCAACTAGTACATACTTTTAAAG gtCATTCTAGTCCGATATCGTGTTTAGCCATTACGCAACAATCTCAATATTTACTCACTGGTTCCGAAGATACCTCCATTATCGTTTGGGATATGAAAGAATTATCGTTGAAACGACGAATTTGTGAACACATAGCACCTGTTCTTACGTTGACAGCAGCTATAAATAATTCCATTATTGTGAGCGGTGGGGAAGATTCTAGTATCATTGCAACTAGTTTACTCACTGGTGAGGTATTAGTAAAAATTGATCATCACAGAGGACCCGTTACTGCTATACGCGTAGATTCAGCAGGAGAAGTTCTTGTGTCTGGATCGACCGATGGAACAGTCTGCTTATGGTCTTTAGAAACATTTACTCTTCTCAACAGCATAACGTTACCTTCCCCTGTAGCCAATCTCGATGTATCGGCAGATTCTGTCTTTTTGCTGACTGCTTGCGAAGATCAAAAACTCTATTTAAGATCTTTAGCTACTGGAACGGAGATACATACATTAAGAGGACATCAAGGTCCTGTTAGAAGTTTATGTCTTGCTAGAGATTGTAGAAGAGCCATTGCTGGTGGTATAGAGGGCAGAGTTTCCGTTTTCGATATACACAGTGGTAGACTCATTAAAACGCTACCTGCTAACCCTTCTGCGGATGTTACGTCTGTGAAG GTTACTGAAAAGGATGATTTCCTTATCACTGCTGGGGGAGGACGTGTGACATACTGGAGTTTCCGTGGAGAGGAAACTCCGTCGAAACCACAAAAACTTGGAAAACAAGAATCACTTCAACCGCACACCTCACCTATATCTTGTTTAGATATATCTAGAGATGGTGCAATGGCAGTTACGGGTGGTGTCGATTCTTTAGTAAATTTATGGCAATTAAATACGCATGAATTAATGTCAACGTTAGAGGGTCATATAGCAAGTGTTACGTGTATCACTTTTTCTGCGTCTGGATTATTTGTAGCGTCAG GTTCGGAAGATAAAACGGTACGTGTTTGGGGTTTAACTTTGGGCCTTGTTGTAGCGACGTTTAGACATCAAGCAACCATTACTTCTGTCATAGCTATGTTAGATGGTAGAAGAGTTGTAAGTTCCGACAGAGCTGGAACTATTAGAGTATGGGCCGCAGATAGTGGAACCTTGATTCAATCTGTTTGTGGTCCAGGACGATGTTTTGCTGTAGCTGCAGACATGAG atttacGGTTTGTGGTACCGGGGACAATCAAGTTCGAATAATAAGTCTGGGCGTTGGCCCAGAAGAGAAACGTCAAGTTTCTCATTCACAGGATATTACGTGTTTGGTAGTAACGCCTGACTCACAGTCTCTTATTACCGGTTCTAGAGATATGAGTCTTAAGGTGTGGCAGCTTGCTGGAGGCAAATTATCACAG GTATTGGTCGGTCACACCGATCACGTCACTTGCGTTGCAGTAGCAGTTCTTGACAAGTCTATCGTCGTGTCCGGTTCACGTGATGCCAATTTGATTGTATGGGATATAAACACTGGAGCAGACTTGCATACTCTCACTGGTCATCTTGGCTATGTAACTTGTATCAGATTATCTGGTGATGGTACCTTAGCAGTTTCTGGTAGCGAGGATAAGAGTTTGATAGTTTGGGATACGAAAAAAGGCACTGCTTTAAATTCTATTATGCTTCATGTACCAATTCTTGGTGTTGAGATGTCTACCGATTGTTCGAGATTAGCATTACACTTATTAGAACATAAATGCATGCCCATTCTTTGTCTGCATAATACACCAGCGCAATATGTTAAACTTCCACCGTACGTTGCTCCGAGAGATTTACGACCACCTGGTCCTAAACGTCCTGATAGaagattattgaaaaaagaggTTTCTTTGGATACATATACGTGGCAACGGAAGTACGGTCATCTTACAACag GTATAACGGTATCAACTGTCGAAGAGCGATTGAAACGTCGATTCAGTGTTAGTGCTTCTATGGAGGAAATTAGTAAAGCTGGTTTAGCTGGTTCTCAACCAGGCTTAGGTCCGGAACAAGCAGCACTGGCTCAGTCTCAACATTTTGATCAGTTGGAAGCTATTTGGAACAAGCAATCTCCACCTCCCAGACCACGTGGTTTAAGAACTTTGTCGAAACAGAGTTCTCTTCAAACCACTCGAATATCCGACTCCGAAGAAGAAGGTAGGCGTGCCATGTCGTGCATCGCCTCCTAG
- the LOC127064768 gene encoding protein qui-1 isoform X2, whose protein sequence is MNLEVELIAGVVKGGLPPAHLPSPRLIKIFIAGERDEFSVERKQLLEVVGPELQSIYDDMGIEVLLVDMQYGTSKNPDTNPRLAEFFLEEINASHRHSRGCFLLLLAGADYNTGWVPTKFEEETFHALLGCCSVLNEYYVQDGRYYTLKASSVETAQDDWQSAQESNLRKILRIAAESIILDQPDNKEVQNVLKSTTERQLEYGLNLDEDGNGIMAIIRDWTGKDVPKVSPGATSFRSHIESCLPAENVIHLEVDYKADGIDTDNDSHDNYLNKFRRFVLERLQNLVNASIEIDPEIKSRKKMVQEVYAESMAHLSLLREIKPAEEDDGSITRIKQLLMSGMDQKHGPILIWGPKASGKSSILAKIYESVPEWFGKPTLRVVRLCTSTPKSAYSLELLRILCEHIGFLSGNNDGNLPRDASFDPLYLNNWFSQIMRGIEAQPLSEQLIVMVDDLHRLHPLECDIVAALSWLPLNLPQGIHFIATTTVPPEALRLTPLQKERLRSNDILIELSDKRCNLPDIESALDNLEKLVGPRAANKIGSLLACADYGLSETEILELIMPTGGEDPLSLTLGQYNFATWCLVRRTLAPLLRVRVMSGRLMFGWRWLSREVARKRYLSNQDVSRMYHAELANLFFAEETEDSEEKSPQGPIEPPAKETPFQSAPQSQDITYTLRHVEEAWLHLLRAGDVDKLKRLAVCAFDFLLAGVQMISVSYLRCVLEHARRYLLERDLELVYYAVRKSSDVLTRDPLQLGAQLICWLRPVADDGGDLVSRMVMAAMAWCDGYTAPLLVPLNGWLQPPLPLQIRALSCPQGVRLVEAAPSGQHVVVVPPQGDAQLWHVMSGQLVHTFKGHSSPISCLAITQQSQYLLTGSEDTSIIVWDMKELSLKRRICEHIAPVLTLTAAINNSIIVSGGEDSSIIATSLLTGEVLVKIDHHRGPVTAIRVDSAGEVLVSGSTDGTVCLWSLETFTLLNSITLPSPVANLDVSADSVFLLTACEDQKLYLRSLATGTEIHTLRGHQGPVRSLCLARDCRRAIAGGIEGRVSVFDIHSGRLIKTLPANPSADVTSVKVTEKDDFLITAGGGRVTYWSFRGEETPSKPQKLGKQESLQPHTSPISCLDISRDGAMAVTGGVDSLVNLWQLNTHELMSTLEGHIASVTCITFSASGLFVASGSEDKTVRVWGLTLGLVVATFRHQATITSVIAMLDGRRVVSSDRAGTIRVWAADSGTLIQSVCGPGRCFAVAADMRFTVCGTGDNQVRIISLGVGPEEKRQVSHSQDITCLVVTPDSQSLITGSRDMSLKVWQLAGGKLSQVLVGHTDHVTCVAVAVLDKSIVVSGSRDANLIVWDINTGADLHTLTGHLGYVTCIRLSGDGTLAVSGSEDKSLIVWDTKKGTALNSIMLHVPILGVEMSTDCSRLALHLLEHKCMPILCLHNTPAQYVKLPPYVAPRDLRPPGPKRPDRRLLKKEVSLDTYTWQRKYGHLTTGITVSTVEERLKRRFSVSASMEEISKAGLAGSQPGLGPEQAALAQSQHFDQLEAIWNKQSPPPRPRGLRTLSKQSSLQTTRISDSEEEDLPD, encoded by the exons gTATTGTTGGTTGACATGCAATATGGAACCAGCAAAAACCCAGATACCAATCCAAGGCTGGCAGAATTCtttttagaagaaataaacgCTTCTCATCGACATTCCCGAGGTTGTTTTTTGCTG CTACTGGCCGGAGCCGATTACAATACAGGTTGGGTACCTACCAAGTTCGAGGAAGAAACTTTCCATGCTCTTCTCGGTTGCTGTTCCGTGCTAAACGAGTACTATGTGCAAGATGGCCGTTATTATACATTGAAAGCTTCTAG TGTGGAAACGGCACAAGACGATTGGCAATCGGCTCAGGAATCGAATTTGAGGAAAATTTTAAGAATCGCAGCCGAATCGATAATCCTTGACCAACCAGACAATAAGGAAGTCCAAAACGTGTTGAAGAGTACGACGGAACGACAATTGGAATACGGCCTAA ATCTTGATGAAGATGGGAATGGAATTATGGCTATTATTAGAGATTGGACTGGTAAAGATGTTCCGAAGGTCAGTCCCGGTGCTACGAGCTTCCGGTCACACATCGAGTCTTGTTTACCAGCTGAGAACGTGATTCACCTTGAGGTTGACTATAAAGCAGACGGCATAGACACAGACAACGACTCCCATGATAATTATCTGAATAAATTTAGACGATTCGTTCTTGAGAGACTACAAAATTTAGTTAATGCTTCGATAGAGATCGATCCAGAGATTAAAAGTCGGAAGAAAATGGTTCAGGAAGTTTACGCCGAAAGTATGGCGCACTTGTCATTGCTGCGCGAAATAAAACCCGCCGAAGAAGATGATGGATCTATCACTCGTATAAAACAACTTTTGATGTCCG GAATGGATCAAAAACATGGTCCTATTTTAATATGGGGTCCCAAAGCTTCTGGCAAATCTTCTATACTTgctaaaatatatgaaagtgTACCAGAATGGTTCGGTAAACCGACTTTGAGAGTTGTACGGCTCTGTACGTCAACGCCAAAGTCGGCTTATAGCTTAGAGCTTCTACGGATTTTGTGTGAACACATTGGCTTCTTATCGGGTAACAACGACGGTAATCTTCCACGAGATGCTTCCTTTGATCCTTTGTACTTGAATAATTGGTTCAGTCAAATAATGCGTGGTATCGAAGCACAACCTCTGTCAGAACAATTAATCGTTATGGTGGACGATCTACATCGCCTTCACCCTTTGGAATGCGATATCGTTGCTGCTTTATCATGGTTGCCATTAAACTTGCCCCAAGGAATACATTTTATAGCGACGACTACAGTACCACCCGAAGCATTACGGCTGACTCCActtcaaaaagaaagactCAGAAGCAATGATATACTTATTGAGCTATCTGACAAGCGATGCAATCTCCCAGATATAGAATCAGCTTTAGACAATCTGGAAAAGCTCGTCGGTCCAAGAGCAGCAAATAAAATTGGTTCGCTTTTAGCATGCGCAGATTACGGTCTCTCCGAAACTGAGATTCTCGAGTTAATTATGCCCACGGGAGGAGAAGATCCATTATCCTTAACATTGGGGCAATATAATTTCGCTACATGGTGTTTAGTCCGAAGAACTTTGGCTCCCTTATTAAGG GTACGAGTAATGAGCGGCAGATTAATGTTTGGCTGGCGTTGGTTGAGTCGTGAAGTCGCTAGGAAGAGATATCTTTCGAATCAGGACGTATCGAGAATGTATCACGCGGAACTGGCAAATCTATTTTTTGCGGAAGAAACCGAAGATAGCGAGGAAAAGTCACCGCAGGGTCCTATAGAACCACCCGCAAAGGAAACACCTTTTCAAAGCGCTCCGCAATCGCAGGATATTACATATACCCTACGGCACGTCGAAGAAGCGTGGCTTCACTTGCTACGAGCTGGCGATGTTGATAAACTCAAAAGATTGGCTGTCTGtgcttttgattttcttttagcTGGTGTACAAATGATTTCTGTGAGTTATttgcgatgtgtactcgaaCATGCAAGGAGATATCTGTTGGAAAGAGATTTGGAGTTGGTATATTATGCCGTTAGGAAATCAAGCGACGTACTTACTAGAGACCCGCTTCAGCTTGGAGCACAACTTATTTGTTGGCTAAGACCAGTCGCAGACGATGGTGGAGATCTT GTAAGCAGAATGGTCATGGCAGCAATGGCATGGTGCGATGGCTATACCGCACCTCTTTTAGTTCCTTTGAATGGTTGGCTTCAACCTCCTCTACCTCTTCAAATTCGTGCTTTGTCTTGTCCACAAGGAGTCCGTCTAGTCGAAGCTGCGCCATCGGGTCAACACGTTGTGGTTGTTCCACCTCAAGGAGATGCTCAGTTGTGGCACGTTATGTCTGGTCAACTAGTACATACTTTTAAAG gtCATTCTAGTCCGATATCGTGTTTAGCCATTACGCAACAATCTCAATATTTACTCACTGGTTCCGAAGATACCTCCATTATCGTTTGGGATATGAAAGAATTATCGTTGAAACGACGAATTTGTGAACACATAGCACCTGTTCTTACGTTGACAGCAGCTATAAATAATTCCATTATTGTGAGCGGTGGGGAAGATTCTAGTATCATTGCAACTAGTTTACTCACTGGTGAGGTATTAGTAAAAATTGATCATCACAGAGGACCCGTTACTGCTATACGCGTAGATTCAGCAGGAGAAGTTCTTGTGTCTGGATCGACCGATGGAACAGTCTGCTTATGGTCTTTAGAAACATTTACTCTTCTCAACAGCATAACGTTACCTTCCCCTGTAGCCAATCTCGATGTATCGGCAGATTCTGTCTTTTTGCTGACTGCTTGCGAAGATCAAAAACTCTATTTAAGATCTTTAGCTACTGGAACGGAGATACATACATTAAGAGGACATCAAGGTCCTGTTAGAAGTTTATGTCTTGCTAGAGATTGTAGAAGAGCCATTGCTGGTGGTATAGAGGGCAGAGTTTCCGTTTTCGATATACACAGTGGTAGACTCATTAAAACGCTACCTGCTAACCCTTCTGCGGATGTTACGTCTGTGAAG GTTACTGAAAAGGATGATTTCCTTATCACTGCTGGGGGAGGACGTGTGACATACTGGAGTTTCCGTGGAGAGGAAACTCCGTCGAAACCACAAAAACTTGGAAAACAAGAATCACTTCAACCGCACACCTCACCTATATCTTGTTTAGATATATCTAGAGATGGTGCAATGGCAGTTACGGGTGGTGTCGATTCTTTAGTAAATTTATGGCAATTAAATACGCATGAATTAATGTCAACGTTAGAGGGTCATATAGCAAGTGTTACGTGTATCACTTTTTCTGCGTCTGGATTATTTGTAGCGTCAG GTTCGGAAGATAAAACGGTACGTGTTTGGGGTTTAACTTTGGGCCTTGTTGTAGCGACGTTTAGACATCAAGCAACCATTACTTCTGTCATAGCTATGTTAGATGGTAGAAGAGTTGTAAGTTCCGACAGAGCTGGAACTATTAGAGTATGGGCCGCAGATAGTGGAACCTTGATTCAATCTGTTTGTGGTCCAGGACGATGTTTTGCTGTAGCTGCAGACATGAG atttacGGTTTGTGGTACCGGGGACAATCAAGTTCGAATAATAAGTCTGGGCGTTGGCCCAGAAGAGAAACGTCAAGTTTCTCATTCACAGGATATTACGTGTTTGGTAGTAACGCCTGACTCACAGTCTCTTATTACCGGTTCTAGAGATATGAGTCTTAAGGTGTGGCAGCTTGCTGGAGGCAAATTATCACAG GTATTGGTCGGTCACACCGATCACGTCACTTGCGTTGCAGTAGCAGTTCTTGACAAGTCTATCGTCGTGTCCGGTTCACGTGATGCCAATTTGATTGTATGGGATATAAACACTGGAGCAGACTTGCATACTCTCACTGGTCATCTTGGCTATGTAACTTGTATCAGATTATCTGGTGATGGTACCTTAGCAGTTTCTGGTAGCGAGGATAAGAGTTTGATAGTTTGGGATACGAAAAAAGGCACTGCTTTAAATTCTATTATGCTTCATGTACCAATTCTTGGTGTTGAGATGTCTACCGATTGTTCGAGATTAGCATTACACTTATTAGAACATAAATGCATGCCCATTCTTTGTCTGCATAATACACCAGCGCAATATGTTAAACTTCCACCGTACGTTGCTCCGAGAGATTTACGACCACCTGGTCCTAAACGTCCTGATAGaagattattgaaaaaagaggTTTCTTTGGATACATATACGTGGCAACGGAAGTACGGTCATCTTACAACag GTATAACGGTATCAACTGTCGAAGAGCGATTGAAACGTCGATTCAGTGTTAGTGCTTCTATGGAGGAAATTAGTAAAGCTGGTTTAGCTGGTTCTCAACCAGGCTTAGGTCCGGAACAAGCAGCACTGGCTCAGTCTCAACATTTTGATCAGTTGGAAGCTATTTGGAACAAGCAATCTCCACCTCCCAGACCACGTGGTTTAAGAACTTTGTCGAAACAGAGTTCTCTTCAAACCACTCGAATATCCGACTCCGAAGAAGAAG ATCTTCCAGATTAA